From Vicingus serpentipes, the proteins below share one genomic window:
- a CDS encoding periplasmic heavy metal sensor: MNKSKLLIISVVTLAALNIALILVLTLGHSPRPPHNMGGPKQIVIEKLHFDASQIEAYEELISVHRETIRSKEEEMRVAKESLYHSLSSNNQDKRDELIAKINIIQKNFEEIHYNHFLDIKKLCKPDQIKDYNELTNELARIFSPQKMPPKR; the protein is encoded by the coding sequence ATGAATAAGTCTAAATTATTAATCATTTCAGTTGTAACATTAGCTGCATTAAACATTGCGCTAATACTTGTTTTAACTCTTGGTCATTCGCCTCGCCCACCACATAATATGGGAGGGCCAAAACAGATAGTAATAGAGAAATTACACTTTGATGCTAGCCAGATCGAAGCGTACGAAGAATTAATTTCTGTACATAGAGAAACAATTAGAAGCAAGGAAGAAGAAATGAGAGTTGCAAAAGAAAGTCTTTACCATTCTCTTTCTTCTAATAATCAAGACAAAAGAGATGAATTAATAGCAAAAATAAATATCATTCAAAAGAATTTTGAAGAAATACATTACAATCATTTTTTGGATATTAAAAAACTTTGCAAGCCAGACCAAATAAAAGATTATAATGAATTAACAAATGAATTAGCTAGGATATTCTCCCCTCAAAAAATGC
- a CDS encoding Y-family DNA polymerase, with translation MYALVDCNNFYASCERVFNPSLKNKPIVVLSNNDGCVIARSNEAKKLGIPMGALAFEFEHFFKKNNIHVFSSNYALYGDMSSRVMNILTSFSPEIEIYSIDEAFLKFEGCNYIDFDSYGKKIHETVSMSTGIPVSIGFAKTKALAKVANKIAKKFNQKTNNVYLIDNELKRIKALKWLPIEDVWGIGSQLSKKLKYKGVNNAFDFTQLSDTWVKKNLSIVELKLKKDLEGIPTLEIEVVADKKSIATTRSFEKDYTNYNDIKERISTFAVSCAEKLRKQKSNCNALIIFLRTNSNKNLPQYNKNIVIQLPFPTNSSIEISKLAIKGLKHIYRDNYHYKKAGVIATKITPQHEKQLMIFQNSNPKHEKLMLIIDKLNNDFGQQKIKIASQGLGRTWKMKQEHLSPRYTTKLSEIITIK, from the coding sequence ATGTATGCTTTAGTGGATTGTAATAACTTCTACGCTTCATGCGAGCGTGTATTTAATCCAAGTTTAAAAAACAAACCCATTGTTGTACTATCAAATAATGATGGATGTGTAATAGCCAGGAGCAACGAAGCTAAAAAACTTGGTATCCCAATGGGAGCTCTTGCTTTTGAATTTGAACATTTTTTTAAAAAAAACAATATCCATGTTTTCTCATCAAATTATGCCCTTTATGGAGATATGAGCTCAAGAGTAATGAATATTCTTACCTCATTCTCTCCTGAAATAGAAATATATAGTATTGATGAAGCATTTTTAAAATTTGAAGGATGTAACTATATTGATTTTGATAGTTATGGAAAAAAAATTCATGAGACCGTTTCAATGTCCACAGGTATACCTGTAAGTATTGGTTTTGCAAAAACGAAAGCTCTTGCTAAGGTTGCTAACAAAATAGCTAAAAAATTTAATCAAAAAACTAACAATGTATATTTAATTGACAATGAGCTTAAACGAATAAAAGCGTTAAAATGGCTTCCCATCGAAGATGTTTGGGGAATAGGAAGTCAGTTATCAAAAAAACTCAAATACAAAGGTGTTAATAATGCTTTTGATTTTACTCAATTAAGCGATACTTGGGTTAAAAAAAATCTATCAATAGTAGAATTAAAATTAAAAAAAGATTTAGAAGGTATACCAACCCTTGAGATAGAAGTTGTCGCAGACAAAAAATCAATAGCAACTACTCGATCTTTTGAAAAAGATTACACAAACTATAATGATATAAAAGAACGTATCTCAACTTTTGCTGTATCCTGTGCTGAAAAGCTACGAAAACAAAAATCAAACTGTAACGCTTTAATTATCTTTTTAAGAACAAATAGCAATAAAAACTTACCTCAATACAATAAAAATATAGTAATTCAACTTCCATTCCCTACAAACTCAAGTATCGAAATTTCAAAACTAGCTATTAAAGGATTAAAACATATTTATAGAGATAACTATCACTATAAAAAAGCTGGAGTAATAGCAACAAAAATAACCCCTCAACATGAAAAGCAGCTTATGATTTTTCAAAATTCAAATCCAAAACACGAAAAATTAATGCTTATTATTGACAAATTAAACAATGATTTTGGCCAACAAAAAATAAAAATAGCTAGTCAAGGCTTAGGACGAACATGGAAAATGAAACAAGAACACTTGTCGCCTAGATACACCACTAAGTTGAGTGAAATAATAACCATTAAATAA
- a CDS encoding RNA polymerase sigma factor, with the protein MLNLSIEEIYDEHNGLVYNLCLNYLQNIEDAEEVTQDVFVTIFKKQEEFKSNSSLKTWIYRITVNHCLDFLKAKKRKKRFGFIIPIYDNSESYSYSDFNHPGIILENREATEKLLKLINELPDNQKTALILKIIDELSQKEIAEVMDLSVKAVESLLSRAKNNLKEKIKQSEGYNN; encoded by the coding sequence ATGCTTAATCTATCCATAGAAGAAATATACGACGAGCATAATGGATTAGTTTATAACTTATGTCTTAACTATTTACAAAACATTGAGGATGCCGAAGAAGTAACTCAAGATGTTTTTGTGACTATATTCAAAAAACAAGAAGAATTTAAGAGTAACTCCTCTCTAAAAACATGGATTTACAGAATTACTGTAAACCATTGTTTAGATTTTTTAAAAGCCAAAAAAAGAAAAAAAAGATTCGGATTTATAATTCCTATTTACGACAATAGCGAAAGTTACTCTTATAGCGATTTTAACCATCCAGGAATAATACTAGAAAACCGAGAAGCTACAGAAAAGTTACTCAAACTAATAAACGAATTACCTGATAATCAAAAAACAGCTCTAATCTTAAAAATAATTGATGAGTTATCACAAAAAGAAATTGCTGAAGTTATGGACTTGTCTGTAAAAGCAGTCGAATCTTTATTGTCTAGAGCAAAAAATAATTTAAAAGAAAAAATTAAACAAAGCGAAGGATACAACAATTAA
- a CDS encoding LexA family protein — protein MINHIYKNSTSSKSIKIPYIDDGISAGFPSPAQDFMDISIDLNKELIKNQPATFFGRVKGVSMIDAGINDGDLLVIDKSLSPKSGCIAVCYIDGEFTVKKIKLEKDCCWLIPANKMYKPQKIDTDNDFTIWGIVTYIIKSV, from the coding sequence ATGATTAATCATATTTACAAAAATTCAACTTCATCTAAAAGCATTAAAATTCCCTATATAGATGATGGTATTAGTGCTGGTTTTCCTTCTCCAGCTCAAGACTTCATGGATATTTCTATTGACTTAAATAAGGAACTTATTAAAAATCAACCAGCTACATTTTTTGGTCGTGTTAAAGGTGTTTCTATGATAGATGCAGGAATTAATGATGGAGACTTATTAGTAATTGATAAAAGTTTAAGCCCTAAAAGTGGCTGTATAGCAGTTTGTTATATTGATGGCGAGTTTACTGTCAAAAAAATAAAATTAGAAAAAGATTGTTGCTGGCTTATTCCCGCAAATAAAATGTATAAACCCCAAAAAATTGATACCGATAACGATTTCACGATTTGGGGAATTGTTACCTACATAATTAAATCTGTATAA
- a CDS encoding PA0069 family radical SAM protein: MKGRGSQIKVNNRYFKQQYVNEHIEGIDVPFLEETKTEYIKENPKKIVNKVYSPNVPFQYSMNPYQGCEHGCIYCYARESHQYWGYGAGIDFERKIIYKPDAPKLLANQFNNKNWVVSPIMLSGNTDCYQPIERKLQITRELLKVCLKYKHPISILTKKALIQRDIDILVELAKLNLVHVALSITSLDNKLRSVLEPRTATVEKKLETLELLAANNIPTGVMVAPIIPGLNSHEIPTIVEKVAKLGAISIGHTTVRLNGEIAEIFEDWIQKTFPNKASKVLNQIKEINGGNLYSKGKNRLKLHGETAIMIKNMFKIAVNKHLKESSFPEYDLTLFSRPNDQLKLF; encoded by the coding sequence ATGAAAGGTCGCGGAAGTCAGATAAAAGTAAACAACCGATATTTTAAGCAACAATATGTTAACGAACATATTGAGGGAATAGACGTTCCTTTTTTAGAAGAAACCAAGACAGAATACATTAAAGAAAATCCTAAAAAAATTGTAAATAAAGTTTATAGTCCAAATGTTCCTTTTCAATACTCAATGAATCCCTATCAAGGATGTGAACATGGTTGTATATATTGCTACGCAAGAGAAAGCCACCAATACTGGGGTTATGGAGCAGGTATAGATTTTGAACGAAAGATTATATACAAACCAGACGCTCCTAAATTATTAGCAAATCAATTTAACAATAAGAATTGGGTAGTTAGCCCAATTATGCTTTCTGGAAATACAGATTGCTACCAACCTATTGAAAGAAAACTACAAATAACAAGAGAACTTTTAAAGGTTTGCTTAAAATACAAACACCCTATAAGTATTTTAACTAAAAAAGCACTCATACAAAGAGATATTGATATTTTGGTAGAATTAGCAAAACTTAATTTAGTTCATGTTGCATTAAGCATCACTTCTCTTGACAATAAACTAAGAAGTGTTTTAGAACCAAGAACAGCAACAGTTGAGAAAAAACTAGAAACACTTGAATTATTAGCTGCAAACAATATTCCGACAGGCGTTATGGTTGCTCCTATAATACCAGGGCTTAATAGTCATGAGATACCAACTATTGTTGAAAAAGTAGCTAAACTAGGCGCTATATCTATTGGGCACACTACAGTTCGCTTAAATGGCGAAATTGCTGAAATTTTTGAAGACTGGATACAAAAAACATTTCCAAACAAAGCAAGCAAAGTGTTAAACCAAATAAAAGAAATTAATGGAGGGAATTTATATAGTAAAGGAAAAAACAGACTAAAACTGCATGGCGAAACAGCTATTATGATTAAAAACATGTTTAAAATAGCCGTAAACAAACATTTAAAAGAAAGCTCTTTTCCAGAGTATGATTTAACTCTTTTTAGTAGACCTAATGACCAGTTAAAGCTTTTTTAA